DNA sequence from the Brachybacterium avium genome:
TCACGGAGGCGACGGTGGCGGCGTCGGCAGCGGCGGTGGGAGAAGCGGCCATCTTGCTCACGCTCCCAGGGCGCGGGTCTCCACCAGCGCCGCCTGGTAGGCCTTCCAGGGCATCAGCACGCATTTGACCCGGGCAGGGAACTTCGCCGCACCCAGCAGCGCGACCCCGTCGCCGATGAGGTCCTCGTCCCCGTCGACCCGGCCGCGAGAGCGCATCGCCTCCTCGAAGTGGGCTTGGACGGGTTCGATCTCGGCGACGGTCCGGCCGATCAGCAGATCGGCCATGATCGAGGCGGAGGCGCGACTCATGGCGCAGCCGACGGCGTCGTAGGAGATGTCCCGGATCCGCTCGGCGCCCTCCGTGGTCAGCTGCAGCCGCAGAGTGATCTCGTCCCCGCAGACGGGGTTGACGTGCTGGACCTCGGAGCTGAACGGTTCGCGCAGGCCGGCGTGCAGCGGTCGCCTGTCGTGCTCGATGACCAGCTCGGTGTACAGGGCGGACAGGGGTGTGCTCATGAGAAGGATCCGAAGAACTCGACGGTGTGGGCGACGCCGGAGACGAAGGCCTCGACCTCGGCGGCGGTGGTGTGGACGGAGAAGCTGGCACGGGTGGTGCCGTGCAGACCGAAGCGGCGGTGCAGCGGCCAGGCGCAGTGGTGGCCCACCCGCACCTCGAGGCCGAGCGAGTCCAGCACCTGGCCGACGTCGTGGGGGTGACGCCCGGCGATGTCGAAGGAGACTGCGCCGGTGCGCTGCGCGGACGCTGCCGGACCGATGATCCGTACTCCGTCGATGCCGGCCAGTCCGGTCAGCGCCTGCTGCGTGAGCGCCTGTTCGTGGGCGGCGATGCGGTTCATGCCGAGGGCGTCGAGGTAGTCGCAGGCGGCGGCGAGGCCGACGGCCTGGGAGATCGGCGGCGTGCCGGCCTCGAAGCGGGCGGGCGGCTCCGCATAGGTGCTGTGCTCCATCTGGACCATCTCGATCATCGAGCCTCCGGTGAGGAACGGCGGCATCTGCGCCAGCAGCTCGAAGCGGCCCCACAGCACGCCGATGCCGGTGGGGCCGAGCATCTTGTGCCCGGACAGCGCGACCAGATCGACCCCGAGGGCCGTGACGTCGAAGGGCATGTGGGGCGCGGACTGCGCGGCATCCAGGACCGTCAGGGCGTCGACGGAGCGGGCCGCTTCGACCAGGCGCTCGACGGGGTTGATGGTGCCCAGCACGTTGGACTGGTGGGTGAAGGCGATGACCCTGGTGCGCTCGGTGACCAGGGAAGAGAGCTCGGTGAGGTCGAGGGTGAAGTCATCCGCCATCGGGATCCAGCGCAGGTGCGCCCCGGTGCGGCGGGCGAGCTCCTGCCAGGGCACCAGGTTCGCGTGGTGCTCCATCTCGGTGACCAGGATCTCATCACCCTCGCGCACTCGCAGGTGGTCCGGGGTGGAGTCGTCGCCGCTGCCCAGCGAGTGGGCGACCAGGTTCAGCGCCTCGGTGGCGTTCCTGGTGAACACCACCTCGTCGGGCGAGGGGGCGCCGAGGAAGTCCGCGACCCGTTCACGCGCGCCCTCGTAGGCGTCGGTCGCCGCACCGGCCATGCGGTGCGCTCCGCGTTTGACCGCGGCGTTGTCGTGGGTGAGGTAGGCGACCTCGGCGTCGATCACCGGGCGCGGTCGCTGCGAGGTCGCACCGCCATCGAGGTAGATCATCGGGGTGTCCGGATCGAGCATGCGGGACAGTATCGGGAAATCTGCTCGGATCGCCTCGAGGTCGAACTCTCTGCTGGGTGCACTCACCTGCGCGGCTCCTCCTTCACGTCGACCCTGCCGGGGCTGCGCGGGATGCGGAGCGGACCGGTCACGGCAATGGCCCCAGTCTAGGTGGCCGCTCGGGACGGAGCCCGGGCCGTGAGATCCTGTGCACGGGCGGGACCCAGCCAGCGCCCGCACCCGCGTCACGAACAGCCCGGAGGTGGCACCATCGATTCGCTCATCCTGATCGCCCTGTTCGTGGCGATCCTGGTCTCCGTGGTCGTGCTGATCGGGCGCATGCTCGTGCGGCGTCGCGAGCAGCGTGAGCGCTGGGAGGCCGCCGGCCGTCCGGAGCCGCTGCCCCGCACCGCTGAGCAGAAGGAGCAGGACCGCAGGACTTCGATCACCTGGGGCTGCCTGCTGGTCGCCGTGCCGGTCGTGCTGGTGCTGCTGTACGCCGTGACCCGCTGAGCACCGCTGCCGCACCCGGTGCGGCGCACCTCGGCACAATCCCGGCCCCGCACCGAGGGTGCAGGGCCGGGATCTTCGTGCGGTGGGTCGTGAGGGGCTCGAACCCCCGACCTTCTGGGTGTAAACCAGACGCTCTGACCAACTGAGCTAACGACCCGGGCGGGGGCGCACCCCCGTGACCGCGGCGGCGGTCAGTTGGTGCGGCTCGCCAGGCGGGTACCGGTCCAGTCCGCGGCCAGATTCATCGAGCTCATGACTCGCAGACCGGCGATCCCGGCGCTCTCCTGGATGTCTCCGGGCATCACGTGCCCGTCGCGACCCGCCTTGGGGGTCAGCACCCAGACGGGGGCACCGGCATCGATGTTGCGCAGGGTGTCGACCATGGCGTCGGTGAGGTCACCGTCGCCCTCGCGCCACCACAGCACGACGGCGTCCACGATCTCCTGGGTGTCCTCGTCCTCGAGCTCCTCACCGATGAGGTCCTCGATCGCATCACGCAGATCGAGATCGACATCATCGTCGTAGCCGATCTCCTGCACGATCTGACCCGAGGTGAAACCCAGCGCCTCGGACAGGGAGCTGGACGAAGGGGCGTCGGCCGACGGTGACAAGAAGGAACTCCTTACAAACGGGGGCAAAGCAGGTAAGGCCAGCGGCCAGAAGGGCACAGTGCCCCTAAGGTCGGATGGCGCGCGGCCGAGTCTATGTCACGTGACACCGGTGCGCATCACGGGACCGGAGTCCCGATCCGGGCGGCTCCGCTCCGTGATGTCCTGTGTGTCACAGATGAGACGGGAGTGTGGAGGTCCCGCGCCGCCACGGCGACGGTAGGCTTGCCTGCACCGAGGCCGAAGGAGCCGGGCCCACAGGCGATCCTCAGCTCCCACGGCCGGTCCGTCGCCTCCCGTAGAGAGAAGGACAGTGTGACTTCGCACGAGACTCCTCGTCCCATCGGCATCAATCTGCCGAGCCATGCCCAGGATCCGGATCCGGAAGAGACCCGGGAATGGCTGGATTCGTTCGACGGTCTCGTCGAGCACCGCGGCCCCGAGCGCGCCTCTGAGATCGTCCAGAGCGTGATCCAGCACGCGCGCGAGGAGGACATCCACCTCCCCGAGTCGCTGACCACGGACTACGTCAACACGATCGACGCGGATCAGCAGCCGGAGTATCCCGGTGACCCCGAGCTCGAGAAGGAGCTGCGGAACATCAACCGCTGGAACGCGGCGATGGTCGTGCATCGCGCGCAGGCCCCCGGCATCGGCGTGGGCGGGCACCTCTCCAGCTACGCCTCGATCGCCACCATGTACGAGGTCGGCTTCAACCACTTCTTCCGCGGACGGAACCATCCCGGCGGCGGAGACCACGTCTTCTTCCAGGGTCATGCCTCCCCCGGCATCTACTCCCGCGCGTTCATGATGGGCCGCCTCTCCCAGGAGGATCTCGACGGCTTCCGCCAGGAGGTCTCCAGCGAGCACGGCATGCCCTCCTACCCGCATCCGCGCGCGATGAAGGACTTCTGGGAGTTCCCGACCGTATCGATGGGCATCGGCCCGGTCGCCGCGATCGAGCAGGCCTCCTTCGACCGCTACCTGCAGAACCGCGGGCTGAAGGACACCAGCGAGCAGCACACCTGGGCCTTCCTCGGCGACGGCGAGATGGATGAGGTCG
Encoded proteins:
- a CDS encoding aminotransferase class V-fold PLP-dependent enzyme, producing MSAPSREFDLEAIRADFPILSRMLDPDTPMIYLDGGATSQRPRPVIDAEVAYLTHDNAAVKRGAHRMAGAATDAYEGARERVADFLGAPSPDEVVFTRNATEALNLVAHSLGSGDDSTPDHLRVREGDEILVTEMEHHANLVPWQELARRTGAHLRWIPMADDFTLDLTELSSLVTERTRVIAFTHQSNVLGTINPVERLVEAARSVDALTVLDAAQSAPHMPFDVTALGVDLVALSGHKMLGPTGIGVLWGRFELLAQMPPFLTGGSMIEMVQMEHSTYAEPPARFEAGTPPISQAVGLAAACDYLDALGMNRIAAHEQALTQQALTGLAGIDGVRIIGPAASAQRTGAVSFDIAGRHPHDVGQVLDSLGLEVRVGHHCAWPLHRRFGLHGTTRASFSVHTTAAEVEAFVSGVAHTVEFFGSFS
- a CDS encoding DUF3052 domain-containing protein: MSPSADAPSSSSLSEALGFTSGQIVQEIGYDDDVDLDLRDAIEDLIGEELEDEDTQEIVDAVVLWWREGDGDLTDAMVDTLRNIDAGAPVWVLTPKAGRDGHVMPGDIQESAGIAGLRVMSSMNLAADWTGTRLASRTN
- the sufU gene encoding Fe-S cluster assembly sulfur transfer protein SufU — translated: MSTPLSALYTELVIEHDRRPLHAGLREPFSSEVQHVNPVCGDEITLRLQLTTEGAERIRDISYDAVGCAMSRASASIMADLLIGRTVAEIEPVQAHFEEAMRSRGRVDGDEDLIGDGVALLGAAKFPARVKCVLMPWKAYQAALVETRALGA